The Dermacentor silvarum isolate Dsil-2018 chromosome 3, BIME_Dsil_1.4, whole genome shotgun sequence region CGAGAGGCAGGAGAAGGTATTCATGAAGCTCTTGGCAAGCATCGTCAGTCAGCTGCTCAAGTATGCGACGTAGAACTACCACGTTTTCTTTAGATGGGTCCTTCAAGAATCGTATGCACAGAGGTTTCACTTCGCGCAGGGCATCAGATGTGTCGAGTCTGCGAGGCATCTCGTGTATTACTGTGCAAACCGTGGCACTTCACGCACGGGCGTGTTGACAAGCAGACGTGCCTTAACATCGGCCGTAAACTACCGCTACCGCCGCTACGCGCGTTAGCGCAGCATGCCACCCACGTGAACTTGCCGTCATCTATCCCACGATCTATCCGTCCCGCACATCGGCTCGTGTGTTGTGGCTAGATGGCGCGTCGGGAATTCTCGAGGGCAGCAGCACCCCTtgagtggctctccgctatctcACAGTAATGCTGCTTTTTTACGCGCTACTCTGCTTAATTACGTGTAGTTGTGTTTCCTGTGCACTTGTGAATCCATACGAAACGCTTGGTGTGCCCCGTACAGCCAGCGCTGCAGATATCAAACGTGCATACAAGCGACTGGCGAGAGAATGGTGAGCAGATTTCTCACAAATTAGAAGAGATAACTGGCGTATAATTGCGCTTGTTTTCCACGTAGAGACACCTGATGTTCTTCACTGCCCTTCAAGTGGCTATTGAACTTCCTACAGTTTTACAGAATCCACAGAATTTGCACATCGCGATCGCAGATAGATTCTGAAATCGATGGTACTCCGAGTACCTGCATTGAGTATTCTTGAAGGAAATGGTTCCCGATCGGCCCAAACATATAACATGGAATTACCAGCGCGATGAAATTAGTACACGTTGAGATTGCATTCCTCACAATGTAGCAATTAACGCTACAGAAACTGTGTTGCTTTGATGTTTGCCAAAATGTCTAGTGGACAAAACAGATGAGCAACGTACAGTGCTTTCTCTGTATTCAGATAAGGAGAAGTGATTGTAAGTGTAAATTATGCTGTAACTGCCCTCGGCATCGCAGCTGATTTCGCCTACATTTTTCAGGCATCCTGACAAAAACAAAGACCCCGTGGCATCTGAGAAGTTCATAGAAATCACCAAAGCTTATGAGGTGAGGCGGTGTATTATTACGAGTACTGCACCGTGATCACAAGTTACCTTTACCTCATGCATTCGTAGATGGATAATAAATGGGATTTTCTTCTCAAAAGCTGGAATATGCAAACAAGAATTCAGTTGTTGCTGTCTTTCTGTATCAACTACTCGTCAGAACTTGTTCTGCTTATATTTGCTCATGTTCCAAGTTGGTTTAGTTTCAATTAACCTGTGCAGAGTTTGTGCTCTTACCTCAATGTGTTGTGTAGCAATAGGTGCAAAGTGCACTCAACCTTTCTATGGCTGCCCTTAAATTACAGTTGCAATGACCCAAGCTTCAAGAAACACTTGCAATCTGCACAGTGATCGCAACTGCAGACACAGTCCAACAATTAGACATCAGATAATCTCCAATACAGAGATGCTGCATTGAAAAGCTGCCTCTCATGGCAGCCTTTCCCTTACTGTAGTTACTCTAGTTCCCTTAGGTGTTCGAATTAGTTTCTTTTATTCGCTGCAAGGGCTATTCCGTTCTAATTGCAGCTGCTGACTGATCCTGAGAGGAAAGAAAACTTCGACAAGTATGGCCAAACAGAAGACACGCCAAACTTTCGGAGACAACCCGACTACAGTCAATTCAACAGATTTGACTTTGATCCTTTTGAGTCTACGGTGTTCTCTAAGGGAAACATGAAGTTTAAATTTAGTTTTAACCAAGGCTCTGTGTTTCATAAGGCTACCATCACACTCAAGTAAGTTGGGAATTTTATTTTGCCTTTAAGTAACATTTTTCAACAACGTAAACATGGTCTCTAAAGATAAATCTTGATTGATCCAAATCACTAATTTGTTGCTAATGCATCCTATGCAAACTTTGCCCCATCGAACCTCAAGAATTGCCAatacttttgtgcttttctttctgtgtgcgCATCTGTGAACATCTGAAATAATTTTAATGTTATATAATTAACCTGCTGCAATAAACTAAAGGCCAAGCCATCCATTGTTTGCAATGGCTTACTggcttccaacttttttttttgttgttgtagaTATGCTTTGCATGAAGGTAATTGGGCCCCTCTATTCACTTTTTAATGTCATTTATCAGAAAGTTGTAGCTGATAAAAAGTAGCAAGTATCTGCACATAGCACTAgtgcacccaggatttctgccggggggggggggggggagttaatTTTTGTGTgtgggggggaagcaagcacttagcataatatgcaatttcctgctttagccagaggaatccaacagcaaataaactGCCTAAAATTATACCAATGACaccaaagatgatgatgatgtttatttctttagcgttttactcaaagtaatgtaagagtgaatgaataaatacaagaaagagatagagtgtttttgttaatcaggggggggggggggggaattcaaCCTCAAGCcgcctcctgaattgtaatgacaatgcgaatagagcgctgaaggtacacgttggactggtggggctggacttgtgaaggggggttaactcggcctcaggggtgggttacaacacccgacccccccccccccccccccggtcggtgcgccactggcacaTAGCATGACCTTATGTTCTGTTGTCCCTTCCATTCCAGGGCTTATGAAAATAGAGTAGTCCCCGACAGTAACTACAAGCCATACCTGATCCTCTTTTACGGAGACCTCTGCTTTCCATGTCTTCACGTAGAGCCAATATGGCAGCGAATAGTCCAAGAAATGGAGCCTTTAGGTATGTGCCAGGACATCTTTTTCTATGTGTGGGTGCATTTTGTAGTAGCATGGTGAGCTTATCATTCTACTGCTTTTTGTGTCAAGATTCAGTTCACCTTGTCTGTGAGCTGTATGTGCAACAAGTTCACTCCTCTAGCAAAATGGCTCGATTCATGATGGGTTCTGGTCTTTTCTCTATAGGATACAAATAATGTCTCCAGTTTTGGAAGATCCTGTGTTTATGTTTTTGGATTGGAAGTGCAACTTATATTGATTATTAGTGTGAACTGCATGACGTAGATGCATCAAACAGGTTTGAATGTGTCGATTTCAAGGCTGAATTAACCTGTTAGAGGTGCGGCTGTTCTGGGCCCTGTTTTTCAGTGTGTGCAGTCTCATGTATTTTAGCGCATTAACTTAATTCTTGTGTCTTTGTAACAAAAGCTTTTCCTATTTAATTTGCATATTTAACTTCATGTAATGATATCAGTGTGTAAGAGACTTTTCCTGTGCAATATTCTGGAATATCTGATATAAAAAAATGGAACAAATCAAAATTTGAAACAGCAGCAGACTCCATTTTCTAGTGCCTCCTATACCTAAGTTTATTCTTTTACCGGAGAAACACAACATAAAACacatttaaatttctttttttcttttttgatgaaGCAGATTAACTTATTTTACAATTGTGAATACTATTTGACAAAAGTGTGTAGCTACCAGGGAGAGGTTACCAGAGAAAGAGAGTTTTTGTCATGTTTTCATAAGGTTATCTGCACAGCAGAAAATATTGCTCCACACTTTAGCATAGCCAAGTCGGAGTTCCTGCCAAAACATGGAGACAGTATACCTGGGCACAGTGAGTGTGTAGTTTACCTTTGTCAGGTACAATTAGCATGGCAATCGCAGAATTCAGAACATAAATTTCATTCTATAAGACATGATATAAAATTTACTACAACCAAGGTGCTGAAGTTGATAGCGATACATCTTTTTTGTGTGCATTTCATTCAACAGCACAGCGATGGCACACATTCTGTCGCCACGCTACTATATAGCATTGTCAGTGCACTGCAATTTGAGGCAATTGATTGGATCTGCCACTATTAATATTGCTGCACCTGCGTTCAAAATTCTTATAACTAAGAGCTCCCAAAAGTAGCTACCATCCCTGTCTATGAGTAGCTGAAAGCCCTGCCTATGAGTGCAACAAAACATGCTTATTTATGCACGAAGGTCAAGGCATCCCTCATATCTAGGCATACTTCTAGCAGACTGTCACTTGTACACCATAATACCAGTGTTGCCACCTTAGTGGATATTCCGCTAAATCTAGCAAATTTTGTTTGAATTTAGCTGGGAAAATGGGCATCTAGTGGCTAGTAGACGTTGTAGCGGATTGCGCTTTTTCAGCTAAGTTTGGCATATGATAGCGAAATTTTAGCTAACTTAAGTAAAGGGTAATTGCGGGTAGTTGCACTTCTTTCGTAACAGAAGTTTAGATTTCGACGCTGCAAGCGTGTGTAGCTTATCCGACACTATACCTCACCGCACCTCGCTTTGTACAAGAGATGACGTCATAGAAAGCGAATGAACGAGCATCATGACTGTGGCAAGACCGTCAATGATGCAGTACTTCTGGTGTGAAGTAAATTATTATCTTGACTCTAGTAGTGAAAATTTCTGGTAGGCTTCGCTGTCTGAATGCTGGTACTGTTATTTACTCAAATGCTGAATTAGAACGCTCATTCAATTGCATGAAATTGGTGAAAACAAAGCTCCGAAATAACCTCGCTTTTAGCATAGTGGTGTTAACCATTTTGACAATCAGATtttggttgaaaagacacaagaAATGGGTGCTGCGACTACATTGGCATTCATGATGCCTACTAAGAATGAGCGAGCCTCCAACTTCAACAGGCGTCGAGAGTCAATCAGAACATTTGGTCTGCAAGTGGGCGGCCTGAGCCTGCATACTGACGACAAACTAGCATTCTAGCTATCATGTTCTGACACTTTCACCCATCTGTGCCTGCGTCGAAAAACAGCGCTGCAGCCGTAGAATAGAATTGTCAGGAAGAAAATGACAACACCATCTTGTCTGTTTCTTCAAGAGTGTGATATTTTTTTGTAGTCAGTTAACTGACCTTCAGCATAACTTTAGTCACCTATTTATATTATAATTGCGCAAGCAGCGTGGCTGTCTCTCTTATTCGTACGTAGTTATTTACATTTATTTTCATGAAACTTGTGGTTTGTTAAGATTACTCGTGGATTCAGGACTTCATTCTCACTATTTAGTATTTATGCCTCTTTTTATGTCGAGGGTTTTATCAAAAAATATACGTTAGCAGATAATGTGGTGGTTTTGCTAAAAGAAAATAATAGTTCACATTTAGGATCCTTTATGGTAGAATGCTTGACAATCCAGGTGGCAACACTGTACAGAAGACACTAAGCAGCCCTACGCTAGATGACATGGCAACTGACAGCTGAATTTATATTAAGGAAGCCATTAAGGAAGCCACTTAAAGtgcaactgcaacaaaatttcactttggctacaGTGGATCTACCTGACTATGAAGGAAACCAGCCAACAAGCTGAAACAAGTCTCAACAAGTTATGAAACATGTGGTGAGGTTACTTATGTGAAGAAATACTTAGTGTGCATCTAGCGTTCGAAGGGATGCGATTGTAGGTGAACACGAGTGTGCAGCAAGTAAGCATGTGCTTGATCTGGGGAATCGCTGTCATAATATTTCTCACTGAAGGAAAGAGAAATCGGGAGACACATAAAAGCATGACTGCATTTCGTAGTGAGCGTTCCCCATCCTCCTATGAAGCAAAAATTTTGGAGCTAACAAACCAATAGCGGTAGGAAGTCTATTGCACATTACTGTCACAGAATGAGCTGTGCAGGCAACTTTCACAGAAATGTGCATGAACATTGAGGATTTAATTTTGCAAGACAGATGAATTAGGGTCTCCAGAATATCTGAGGAAATGGGCGTCTCTTGCAGGTTCAGTTTTGATAATTATTCATGAAAAGTTGGGCATGCCAAACGTTAGTGAAAGATGGGTTTCGAGAAAGTTGACACGATTCCGAAAGGCCACAAGGTTTCAGTGCTGTCAGAACGTGGAAATGCCCCACGATGACCCAGTGAAGTTTTTTCATAGTTTGGTGACCAGTAATGAGATCAGACTCTGAATCAGACTCTCAATGAAACTGAATCAGATCAGTCTGAAATTGAGACAGTGCAATAGAAGCACAAGTCATCACCCACAACCAAGAAATCAGCCAAAAAATCTGTAGGAAGAGTCATTGCAGCTGTCTGCTGAGATGCCTAAGTAGTTTTGAGTCTAAGTTTATTCCATATAAGACAACAATAACTGCCACATGAGACATATGTAACTGGTTCAAGTTGTGCCAACACACTGAACACCCTGCGGGAGGCAGTCAAGGAGAAAAGGCAATAAAACTGGCAGCAGACATGCTTCTGCTTCATGACAATGCGGCAGTTCACATGTCTCACAAATCACAGGATTACATTCATTCAAGAATGTGCATTCCAGCAGCTGAAACATCTTTGCAAGGTTCAGAGCtggttccattgtattatttccTGCTCATGGTATTGAAGATATCCCTTCATGGAGAATAGTTTTCATCGATGATGATATCAAAAGAAGCCGTGAAGTCCTGGTTTCACATCCAAATAGATTCTTGTTTCCAGTGGTGTTTAAGTCACTGCAGGATAACCCTGTGAAGTGTGTGGAGCTTTCACGGAacagtattgaaaaaaaaaaaaaaaaagaaaactttgtgAGAAGTATTTGCATTCCTGCTGAGGTATATAAATTACTGAACATCCCTTGTACATACTATTGAAGCAATCTTGGACAAAGATGCATAGCTTAGCAGCTTTGCTTGCATAAGCATAGCAGCTATAGCTTATAAGTGTATTTGTGGTATGTAGATGACTGCTTCAGAGAAGAGGAATAAAAAGGTATTGGTACTTTGCACACATGCTCAGCTGAATTACTGTGCATTGCGGCATGCTCCTTGTACAATTAAGAGTAAATGAGAGTATGAATCATAATGTGTCATGTTCTGGGGGGCCTATGCGAGAGAAGTAGTTCTCTCCTATATACTTTGATAAACATTGTCCCCTTCTAATAGTTGTATAATCTGCAGAAAGGTTTCTCACTGCTTTTATTGTATTTTGTTCCTTCTGATGTTTATCTGCTTTTGAAGGGAATCTTGTGTCTGCATTGTTACCACACTTTCTTTTCTGCTTCGACTTCTTTATTAGTTTGGTTTGAATTGTTATTGATTGAAAGCAAGTTAAACAATTTACAGTTTATGTAAAAAATAATGAGTTTTAAGTTTGTTCTCAGCTTCTTTTTAGGTACCTGCTTGACTGTTTGCTTTCTGCAGAATGAGGGCACCTGCAATTCATGTGTTCTGGTGTTGCACCATGAGGTTGCCAGGTGGAATTCTGCAAAACTCTCTTGCTAATGTCAATGTTTTCCTGCATGTGTTTACATTGTGGCTCATGCCTTACTGCTTATTTTGTGTATATGATTAGTACTAGCATGTCAAATGGTGCACTACATTATGCCTTTGATATGTAAAGGCACACTTAAGGTGTAAACTAACAAGAACTATGCAGATAAACAAACAAGAAGACCTGTATATGGCTGGGCTCATCTTGCTGAAGTCTTTGGCACAATTGTTTTGTAGTTGTCCTCGTTAACAGAAAATTAATCAACTACCCTAACAACACGTTCTAACTAGGTCTGCACTTATCAGAAAACAACACTACATTGTGCCTTTAGAACTGAAAGGATGATATATTATTAGAAGGGAACACTGTGATTGAAGGCTCTGCTTCTTTTTATCGATTTCTGTTGAATTTAGATTGTGCCACTTTGGCGTCATTGAGAGCTGTCCTAAATTTGCAGCATTCTTTCCCCCAGATTTGGATGTTATTCCAGCAGGAAAATTTCATTATAATTGTGAGGCTGAATTATCATTTATTTTTTAAGTGTATTATGATGATTCCTTAAATAATTGACTAGCCAATCTTGACCTGTCAATGCCACATTCCTTTATATCACAGTGTATTGCTTTGAGAACGGAACACTTATGTAGGTCTCTGATATTTCAAAGCATTGGTCTTGGTGAAGGCGACCTATTTCTTACTTGCGAATCACAATCTTTCTAACTTGATTTAGTTGTTTCCATCGATGGTTAAAGGTGCAAAATTTTAGTGAATACTCATCTTTCTCTTTTGTTGCACTGTTACAGGTGTGGGTTTTGCTACTATTCATGCTCAACATGAATCTGGTCTAGCACATAAACTGGGTGTTGGCAGCCTGCCGTACCTGGTGGGCTTGGTGGAAGGGCGCGCCATCCACTACCGTCAAGACCAACTTAGCCTTGTGAATGCCATTGACTTCTGCCGTCGCCTCTTTCCTCGGGATACCGTGACTGTTCTGGAGGACATGTCTTCATTTGACGACTTCCTTTCAGGCTGGTGTGTCCCTAGTGCTGTTGTTTTTACGTTGCTTTGTTACATGTTTTAAGTAGTACTTTTTCATGTTCATTTGAGTACTCTTGCTGCAAGGAAGGTTTACTTGGAGAAGGCAGCCACACTTCTACTACCGCCTTTCTCATCTCGCTGCAATGCCGCAATGGAAGCACCTTCCCTCTTTCTTTGAGTTGTTGATCTTGGTTGATTATACTCAGGGTCCTTCATTTTCAGGTTTTATATTTTTCTGAAATTCAGAGGCGTTATTTTTAAAGAGGAATACTGGCGAGAAATTGGGAGTTTTGTTGTCTGGCAGGGAAACTGAGGAAAAATCGAGGGTTTTGTTGCCTGGCAGCCCAAAGTTGGAGAATTTCCTTGTAACCTTTACAAACCCAAGCTGTGGTCTCCTTTTGGACACATTATACTTAAACGAGTAAAATCACTCACAGGAACATGTAATGGCAAAGAGAGCTGCTCACAAATCATGCGACGAACACATCTCTTCAAATGCTTGCTCTCAAGCATTATTAATACATTGAAAAGCagccagataaaaaaaaaagaaaatagacaCTGGTCTGGCAATCCATTTTTTACTTTGATCTCTGCATTTTTTAACTAAGGAAAAAGGAAACTTAAAAATTTCAATACACCCGGGCTTGCTTCAAAGGGGGAGCTGATGGTTTCCGTATCTTCCTATATATATATCATGTGCATTGGGGGCATTTCTGGGTCCATCCTGGGGGGGAGGGGAACCTGTTGTGCTTTTCGTCCTTGTCAGTTGTCCTGTTTTGCTACTTCCCAATGTATGCTCTTGCAACAGAATTAATAGAATACTGACTAGACGAATCAGCCACCCTTCTTTGAACGTAACAGCTACCGTTCACAATGCAGTGAAATGTCATTGCTGTGTTAATTTACTTGCTAGTACACTACCGCTGTTTACTTGTATGCGACATGTCGGAAATGcaatgcactgcgcttgtcataTTATGTAAATGTGGCTACTAAAAAAATCCAACAAGGCTCCATTCACTCAACGCTGGCAGTTACTGAATGCATTCAATTTATATATGTGCCaatttttgcttgtttgtttagcTAAAACGAGACATATACCATATCCATATATTATTACATTAATAATATGACATATAACTTGAACGTTTGCTCACAAAGGATGAGCACCGTTCATTAGTTTTGTAACATCTGCATTTATTATTATCCTCTACGAAAAGGCAAGCTTCGGGGAGAAATCGGTTTTAGCTTGATTTTTGTAAATTTTGTTCAGGGTGCAAAACTCGGGAATTATTAGGTTCTACCGGAAAACAAAGGACCCTAATTATACTTTATAATTATATAAACCATACTAGCTAAATTAtttttggtgtccctttaaggccATGCGGTTAATGCTATTAGTTACGTTTCCTTTGCATTGATGGTGTTGAGTGTACCATGACATCACACTGAGGCTTCTTGCTGTCAGAACTAGCAATGTTGGGAACACATGTGACACTCGGAATGCTGCAACATGCTATTGTGATGTTTGTTTGGAAATTCCGAGTTGTGCTATAGTATTATAATTTGTCTAATCCTTTAATTGCCTACATTCCCTCTGCTCAGGTCCGATAACCGAGTGCGCGCAGTAGTGTTCAGCCCATCGGCATCTGTGCGGCTGCGCTACCTACTGGCGGCATTCCAGTTCCGAGAGCGTGTTCGCTTTGGCTATGTCCGACTGGGACAGCCCGAGACGGAGCCTCTGCGCCAGCGTCACGCTGGTGTAGGACTTCGTCAAGAGTCCCTGTTGATCTTCAATGAGCACACCAGTGCCCCTGTGGCACTCCTTAGCATGGCAGAGCTGGATCCACAGTCTCTCAGAGATGTGCTCAAGGCAAACCGGTAAATAAGTTCTGCATATCTCGCCATACATACGTGTGCATGCAAGTGCCCACAAATGAAATGCGATAGTGTAAATGTGTAGCATTCATAGCAGCCTTGACCGTGTTGAAGTGCACATGAATGGGAGGTTTCCCAGCAGGCCATGCAATGTTGAGACATCTCTGTAGAAAACTGAATAATAACAAAGCAGGTGTGTATGCATGTGCATGCAGGTGTATGCAAGAGTGCCAAAGGGGTTAAAAGATTATTTCAGCATTCCAAAAAATAAGCAATCTCAAAAAGTCAATTTAGCAAACAAGAAGTAATgttttacagttaaacctgcttataacgaacctccatataacaaattcctggatataacgaagtttttttattatttggccGTTACCCCATAGAAACACATGTATTTGAGATCTCTACgttaacgaagtggcagcgggagaccccctcgaaataaaaaattttccccgccgacaacctagagattttgccccaaattttgtcactcttgcgtgagcagcaaccggaagcaccttctccactgcaacggaatgcgaagcggcggttTAGCGCTTGGCGCACTCGAATTCACAGCGACTGCGAGGTGAGAGCGagcacacgtgtgcgtgcgtgtgagcttgcgcgaggcgggcctgcatccctcggcccagcgatcttgccgccgtgggcgtgacctttcccactcccttcattcaaacctgatcccactgcttgctgcagctggcctagcacTCTCCTTTTGCAGTTGATGTtgccaacagaaaaaaaaaaaacttttttttttattcaatgcgCTGGCAGCGCTGCTcattggttactgcgcaagtaagttgtatttctgtatgaaagcatgaggtgcgcggtactgtaaaggatttttttttcttctcttttggtcacggaaaacgggtgcgcgttacaatcgagggtgcgtttgaatcgagtaaatacggtaagcgtttctttttcgaattttcgtgctaaacttgcatataacgaaatcctctttataacaaagtttttcgggaatttgtcaatttcgttatatccgggtttaATTGTTGCATGTTATTCTGCCAGCAGCCAGAAAGCTTATTAATGTACTTTGTGCTCTAACTTGCACTAAAGTATGATATTTGCCTAAATTTCTCATTACCCACATGTTTCGGGTTCTCTTCACGACCTCCTATGCGCACTCTGATGCACATTGCTACGATGACACGAGGCCAGAGTTCACGCTCGCCTGACCGCACATCACTGGCAGGCAACAGATGCATTGAGGAGTTTGTGACAACGAGAAAGGATCACAGTGTGCAACGTTTAGCCAATGAATTTGCAGCTAGTGGTGGGCTTCAaagcatgttttattttatcagCCATTGCCGCTGTCAGCCAAGTGTGCATGTGCATTATCTCAGACTTGATCTCCTGATAAGAGACAACTGCGTGATATGGTTAAAGCTGTCGTGCTTGCTGTTGTGAAAATTCTTGCTCACAAAGCTCAACTGCTATTTCCATAACAATATTGCCGACATATTCATAATGCAGACGATATGAGTGGCTCTCATATATAATGAAAAAATCTGCTTAGGAAACATTATTCTTATTTTTCTCATGTTCAATTGCACAGAATATAAATTTGTTACTTCAGAaacaaaatttgagcaagaaagGGTTAATGATTCTGTTGCAGTTACGtgccaaggaaggaaggaaagagtcgagaaggaaaggcagggaggttaaccagtttagcacaaccgatttgctaccctatgcatgggagcgggatgggggagaatgaagaatggggaggagagagagagagaacacacagcacagcacacacatcgtcagtcacagtccgtcactcttgcgtggtacgtggcatcactgtcacagctgcttgtccaagcccgtttctttcaaaaactTAAGTAGTTCCCTTTGTCGcgttcagctgcgatgtcttctgtcgacatgtgagaatcgtttcaactgacattggtctattgtcaaggtgcgctagagcGGAcaccagggactgtctctgaacattatattcaggacagtcgcatagaatatatTAGGAGGCAGTATTCACTCTCTGTAAACtgaggttggcacagtgccagaaaAAACATGCTTCATGGAGTTTCCATTGGAAAACGAGACAGTGGCTTCTCAGCAGTGACCACTATATTAGCTAGGATAGTCATTGCCAGTTTAGATTCAGAGGGAGTTACTGTTGACCTATGGCAATGCAAGCCTGCAGCAGAGTTGGTGTGCTTAACATGCAACTTCGTGGCGTTTGGCATTGTTCTACAATTTTGCCTTCATAAAGCTGTCATCGCTTAAAAGACTGACTGCATTTGCACGGAAAAACATTGGAATAATTACAATGTGTTCTTCTGCTCTGTTATAGTAGAAGAATGGCCATCAAGAGCTAGGCTCACATTTTTCTTGTTTGTAGGATGCTACCTTAAAATGTTCTGTTCGTAGCTTGACTGATTTGTTCTTTGTTCTGATTTCTCCATTCTACAGGTTTCTGATTTTGCCACGAGTCTCATCGCAGGTTCTTTTCGATGAGCTTTGCCCAcccgaagcgattcgtacgcgtCGCCGCCTCTGTGTTGTACTCATTACAGGCAACACAGCTTTACATGATCCGAACCGAGCACAGCTAAGAGACTACATTCAACAAAAGGGCTTTCCTGTTGAGCGCGTCAGGTaaggtttattatttttttttcttctagctgTTGCTTGCAGAGCTGCAAAAGTTAGAGATACAGCTCTTAAAAGCAAGGACTTTTCTGCTGTGCAAGCCCCTTTCAGCAAATGTACAGTGTGCTGTTGCATGGGTGTGCAGTATGATTTTTTATGGAGCATGAGCATGCAAGGCTCAAAATCAAATATTTTGTTCATGTGCCTCATAAGCCTTATTGGCCCACATAATCCTGTAAACATGATGCTCTATTTTCACATGTACCTGTAAGCAGTTACATTGTAAGTGATCTGAGCTGTTTGTTGTATTTTGTACGTAAGTCGTCACTAGGGTACTTACACTTATAGTGTAGTGCAGCTTCACAACTATATGTGAAACCATTGCACTGAAGCCACACCTGAAAGCAAAATTAATGTGTACCCCACCTTCACTTTGGACTTGTTTCTCTAATTCTTGTTGTGTGTTAAGAGTCCAAGAATGTGGTATATATCAAGGAAAAGTAAATACATTAGTCATCTTATGACTGATCAACAAAGTAGTGAAAAGGTGACAATGCTGCTGCTTCTTTTTACTTCACTTCTGGCGCACAGGTTTATGTTTGTGTACAAGGAAAAACAGAAGGAGTTTGTGAACACCCTGAGCTCGGGTGAGGATTCACCTGAAGACCCCGTCCTTCATATGGTCATCTTGTGGAGGAAAGACCACAACTTAGTTCA contains the following coding sequences:
- the LOC119446766 gene encoding dnaJ homolog subfamily C member 16-like, with protein sequence MLLFYALLCLITCSCVSCALVNPYETLGVPRTASAADIKRAYKRLAREWHPDKNKDPVASEKFIEITKAYELLTDPERKENFDKYGQTEDTPNFRRQPDYSQFNRFDFDPFESTVFSKGNMKFKFSFNQGSVFHKATITLKAYENRVVPDSNYKPYLILFYGDLCFPCLHVEPIWQRIVQEMEPLGVGFATIHAQHESGLAHKLGVGSLPYLVGLVEGRAIHYRQDQLSLVNAIDFCRRLFPRDTVTVLEDMSSFDDFLSGWSDNRVRAVVFSPSASVRLRYLLAAFQFRERVRFGYVRLGQPETEPLRQRHAGVGLRQESLLIFNEHTSAPVALLSMAELDPQSLRDVLKANRFLILPRVSSQVLFDELCPPEAIRTRRRLCVVLITGNTALHDPNRAQLRDYIQQKGFPVERVRFMFVYKEKQKEFVNTLSSGEDSPEDPVLHMVILWRKDHNLVQYQWIEAPWLDEPQKLNESKQELENALSRLLHSSEALPHDARLGVLVDEHARGLLGRILRRLVLMGDALRDHLTRYEVLPALSVALSFGFIVLVGYFMSYLVQMEEKSIQERYRREGRVPPSAAKPKPECKLTIHELRGETYNGLVRLLKPGCRTVVLLVDQESKPKLLPQFFRAVFPYRKNKTLMFAMLLLEKNLEWYRKILAQTLAVRRPLNINPKNCIGTVLSLNGHRKYFCVYHAKHLEPAVIKKKKESAGDFVGLEDSSSGSETSDMESGRLLARSEETDSDMYGSILFEEHLLDGLPNWLDRLFEGTTKRYYIQYWPECMK